From Nitrospira sp., a single genomic window includes:
- a CDS encoding DUF3574 domain-containing protein codes for MLDGVSASADDEILLFICSENGDRRTAINMQNRYRTLVVALFLLVSLVGCGAMHASQCGDDGRTAMQELLYFGTDTPSGHVTLEEWTQFLSETVTPRFPEGLSTWPASGQWRLASGQIIREPSYVLSLVHPDDPVPNKAVQDIIASYKTRFQQEAVLRITSHTCMSF; via the coding sequence ATGCTTGACGGAGTCAGCGCATCTGCCGACGATGAGATCTTATTATTCATCTGTTCGGAGAACGGCGATCGCAGAACTGCGATAAACATGCAAAACCGGTATCGAACTTTGGTGGTGGCTCTATTTCTTCTCGTGTCGCTTGTGGGCTGTGGGGCGATGCATGCGAGTCAGTGCGGCGACGACGGCCGGACGGCGATGCAGGAGTTACTGTACTTCGGGACAGATACGCCATCCGGTCACGTGACGCTGGAAGAGTGGACGCAATTCCTGAGCGAAACGGTGACTCCGCGCTTCCCGGAAGGCCTCTCGACCTGGCCGGCGTCCGGCCAATGGCGTTTAGCTTCAGGTCAGATTATTCGCGAGCCATCTTATGTCCTGAGCCTTGTTCATCCGGATGATCCAGTACCGAACAAGGCCGTTCAGGACATTATTGCCTCCTACAAAACACGCTTCCAGCAGGAAGCGGTGCTCCGGATCACATCGCACACATGCATGTCTTTCTAG
- a CDS encoding sel1 repeat family protein: MTVRRLLHAFMVFGVLLSAEMRSSEAADQPQHMKAMCEKGTATACNALGLLHMKGEGVKQDDIRAGALFKKACDGGDVGGCSNLGVMYAEGIGVLQDDAQAAAFSRIGCDGGSMKGCYNLGVMYAEGTGAPQDDVQAADFYRQACDGGNAKGCYNLGVMYAEGIGVSQDDVQAASFSRKACDGGSMKGCYNLAVMYAEGVGIPQDDVQAAGFYRKACEGGNARGCYNLGVMYAEGTGVQGDTFQAADLYRKACDGGSLRGCSNLGVMYAQGTGIKQDDIRAATLYRKACDTGDAKGCINLGMVYQVGRGVKPDDAEALKYYGKACDLREPKGCTHYAKLKTGRR; the protein is encoded by the coding sequence ATGACGGTTCGCCGGCTACTTCACGCGTTCATGGTCTTTGGAGTATTGCTCTCAGCAGAGATGAGATCTTCGGAGGCAGCCGATCAGCCGCAGCATATGAAAGCCATGTGCGAGAAAGGCACGGCGACAGCATGCAACGCTCTCGGATTGTTGCATATGAAAGGTGAGGGGGTGAAGCAAGACGACATTCGAGCTGGTGCTCTTTTCAAAAAAGCCTGTGATGGCGGCGATGTGGGTGGCTGCTCCAATCTTGGCGTGATGTATGCCGAGGGAATCGGGGTCTTACAGGACGACGCTCAAGCTGCTGCCTTCTCGAGGATAGGGTGTGACGGTGGAAGTATGAAAGGCTGCTACAACCTTGGCGTGATGTATGCCGAGGGAACCGGGGCTCCACAGGACGACGTTCAGGCCGCCGACTTCTACAGACAAGCCTGTGACGGAGGGAATGCGAAGGGCTGCTACAACCTTGGCGTGATGTATGCCGAAGGAATCGGAGTCTCCCAGGATGACGTACAAGCCGCTAGTTTCTCTCGGAAAGCCTGTGACGGTGGAAGTATGAAGGGCTGCTACAACCTTGCTGTGATGTATGCCGAGGGAGTCGGAATCCCACAGGACGATGTGCAAGCCGCCGGTTTCTACCGGAAGGCCTGCGAAGGGGGGAATGCGAGGGGTTGTTACAACCTTGGTGTTATGTATGCCGAGGGGACCGGGGTTCAAGGGGATACCTTTCAAGCTGCTGACCTCTATCGGAAAGCCTGTGACGGGGGGAGCCTGAGGGGCTGCTCCAATCTCGGAGTGATGTATGCCCAAGGAACCGGGATCAAGCAGGACGATATTCGCGCCGCCACTCTCTACAGGAAGGCCTGTGATACTGGGGATGCAAAGGGTTGTATCAATCTCGGCATGGTCTATCAAGTCGGGAGAGGCGTCAAACCGGACGATGCCGAAGCGCTCAAGTATTATGGGAAAGCCTGCGATCTCAGAGAGCCCAAAGGCTGCACGCATTACGCAAAGTTGAAGACAGGGAGACGGTGA
- a CDS encoding 4Fe-4S dicluster domain-containing protein, protein MALLITDECINCGACLPECPNEAIFETRSGAEEKGLHVGDGQGVGDNIYIIAHDRCTECVGHFDEPQCAAVCPVDNCCISDPLYPEGTDVLLERAKTLNPDKAIDPAKVWSGVRN, encoded by the coding sequence ATGGCACTGCTGATTACCGATGAATGTATCAACTGTGGCGCCTGCTTACCGGAATGCCCGAACGAGGCCATCTTCGAAACGCGCAGCGGCGCGGAAGAAAAGGGGCTCCATGTCGGTGACGGCCAGGGCGTGGGAGATAATATTTACATCATCGCGCATGATCGATGCACCGAGTGCGTCGGCCATTTTGACGAACCCCAATGTGCGGCTGTCTGTCCGGTCGATAATTGTTGTATTTCTGATCCGTTGTATCCCGAAGGGACCGATGTCCTCCTGGAACGAGCGAAGACCCTCAATCCTGACAAGGCGATTGATCCGGCAAAGGTGTGGAGCGGCGTGCGGAACTGA
- a CDS encoding DUF3018 family protein encodes MSTETNLTPKEKQDRYRRRLRRKGLRPVQIWVPDTRTEGFAGECRRQARLAARSAQEKPTLDFISEIADWDSA; translated from the coding sequence ATGTCTACTGAGACGAACCTGACTCCGAAAGAGAAGCAAGACCGCTATCGCAGACGCTTGCGCCGCAAGGGGTTGCGGCCGGTTCAAATTTGGGTACCTGATACTCGCACCGAGGGATTCGCGGGCGAATGTCGACGACAGGCGCGGCTCGCCGCTCGCTCGGCCCAGGAAAAGCCCACTCTTGACTTCATCTCGGAGATCGCCGATTGGGACAGCGCGTAA
- a CDS encoding type II toxin-antitoxin system PemK/MazF family toxin, with the protein MGQRVKRGDVVTVAAKGHYSGKPRPALVLQSDLFSALGSVTICLLTTEILDAPLFRLTVEPSSSNGLQHISQIMIDKIVTIPQETLGSRIGALDHELMVRVDRSLAVFLGIV; encoded by the coding sequence TTGGGACAGCGCGTAAAACGTGGCGATGTCGTGACCGTCGCGGCCAAAGGTCACTATAGCGGCAAACCACGCCCTGCCCTCGTTCTACAATCCGATCTCTTCTCCGCCCTCGGCAGCGTGACGATTTGCCTGTTGACCACCGAAATTCTGGACGCTCCCCTATTCCGACTGACCGTTGAGCCCTCCTCCTCCAATGGCCTTCAGCATATTTCACAGATCATGATCGACAAGATCGTCACCATCCCGCAAGAGACCCTCGGCTCCCGCATTGGAGCGTTGGACCACGAACTCATGGTGCGGGTCGATCGCTCACTAGCCGTCTTTCTTGGCATCGTCTGA
- a CDS encoding IS1380 family transposase produces MRTRPAPASPLYPKLRFAFTDHPITVWAGAILLRLYFELIGLRAALMPLLVSFTKTSNNQIAAVDVLLAWWYGLALGAERFEHLTRYRRDPLLPRLLGLPRFPSPDTVQRFFRRFTYRRTTEVSEALMRLSLQSLRPTLLGHTLDLDSTVFCRYGAQAGSLKGHNPLKHGRPSHHPLVAWLSERRRLLWATLRAGHAGTANGVREFLAQALTMLPAGHRIGLVRADAGFFVTAFLTALEARDLPYIIVARLTPLVRKLVIHRIPEADWQPVTRGIAVADVMATLSAWRGQTRRFVCLRQTLTERPTASGRRLIECPGYTYRVFVTTVPFAAELVTRMYAGRADCENRIKELKEDLSLDTFCLQSFDATDAAFRTGCVLYNLLMGFRETVLPSCWFERRLRAVRDRVFLVGADLIPDARRLRVRFAVPPEERPEFLQRLRALAEGLPIAAQLEWELADANEPNQTAVHVANVPVPTSYPSPHTPRASP; encoded by the coding sequence ATGCGCACTCGTCCAGCTCCGGCCTCACCGCTCTATCCCAAGCTCCGCTTTGCGTTCACCGACCATCCGATCACCGTCTGGGCCGGAGCTATCCTGCTGCGACTGTACTTTGAACTGATCGGGTTGCGCGCGGCACTGATGCCCCTCCTCGTCTCCTTCACCAAGACGTCCAACAATCAGATTGCCGCGGTCGACGTGCTGCTGGCCTGGTGGTATGGGCTGGCCCTGGGTGCTGAGCGGTTTGAACATCTGACTCGCTATCGACGCGATCCGCTGCTGCCTCGGCTGCTGGGGCTACCGCGGTTTCCCTCACCCGATACGGTCCAGCGGTTCTTCAGGCGGTTCACGTATCGACGGACCACCGAAGTGTCGGAGGCCCTGATGCGGCTGTCGTTGCAGAGCCTGCGGCCGACGCTGCTGGGCCATACGCTGGATCTGGATTCCACGGTCTTCTGTCGATATGGCGCACAAGCTGGGAGCCTGAAGGGGCACAATCCGCTCAAACACGGCCGTCCTTCCCATCATCCACTGGTGGCCTGGTTGAGCGAACGTCGACGACTCTTATGGGCCACCTTGCGGGCCGGGCATGCGGGGACGGCCAACGGCGTGCGAGAGTTTCTCGCGCAAGCGCTGACCATGTTGCCGGCGGGGCATCGAATCGGACTGGTGCGGGCCGATGCCGGCTTTTTTGTGACCGCGTTCCTGACCGCATTGGAAGCCCGCGACTTGCCCTATATCATTGTGGCCCGGCTGACTCCGCTGGTGCGGAAGCTGGTCATCCACCGCATTCCCGAAGCGGACTGGCAGCCCGTCACGCGCGGCATTGCGGTCGCGGACGTGATGGCGACGCTCTCGGCCTGGCGGGGCCAGACTCGCCGGTTTGTCTGTCTGCGTCAGACCCTGACGGAGCGGCCCACGGCCAGTGGGCGGCGGCTGATCGAGTGTCCCGGCTACACGTACCGCGTCTTCGTCACCACCGTGCCCTTTGCCGCCGAATTGGTCACCCGCATGTATGCGGGCCGGGCCGACTGTGAGAACCGCATCAAGGAACTCAAGGAAGACCTGAGCCTGGACACCTTCTGTCTCCAGTCCTTCGACGCCACGGATGCCGCCTTCCGCACGGGCTGCGTCCTCTACAATCTATTGATGGGGTTTCGGGAAACCGTGCTTCCGTCGTGCTGGTTTGAACGGCGGCTGCGGGCCGTCCGGGATCGGGTCTTTCTCGTCGGGGCGGATCTGATTCCCGATGCGCGACGGCTGCGCGTCCGCTTCGCGGTGCCTCCGGAGGAACGGCCCGAATTTCTCCAGCGCCTTCGTGCGCTCGCCGAGGGGCTCCCGATTGCGGCGCAGTTGGAGTGGGAGCTCGCCGACGCGAATGAGCCGAATCAGACCGCTGTGCACGTCGCGAATGTCCCGGTGCCGACAAGTTACCCGTCACCCCACACGCCAAGAGCCTCCCCGTAA
- a CDS encoding OmpA family protein: protein MSSMCAFNHKEDFIMQPSASQVTSGNIAPTIKGPERDTKEVIVLAGVVLSLGGLLAAAWLYSQTGDQVTASPTTEKVEHASVPGLLMKSSVLHQTGASSTHSAQITAPVLTTPEIIHADVYFEVGRKGLTDEGKAHLAAQADMLKQHENYGVLIQGYTDQQGSASYNMQLGMKRAETAKAELLNAGIAEHRIKTVSLGEEAVLCVDTSDVCRHMNRRVHLEVRKIGQEHMVLPFTPTTPSDSPETTIDSSSTIGEDGTTGESLPPSWSEPALIPKPTKGR, encoded by the coding sequence GTGAGTTCAATGTGTGCGTTTAACCACAAGGAGGATTTCATCATGCAACCGAGCGCATCACAGGTAACGTCAGGAAATATTGCCCCCACGATCAAGGGGCCAGAGAGAGACACAAAAGAAGTCATTGTCCTGGCCGGAGTCGTCCTCTCCCTTGGAGGATTGCTTGCCGCCGCGTGGCTCTATAGCCAAACCGGCGACCAGGTGACGGCTTCTCCCACCACGGAGAAGGTCGAGCATGCCAGCGTCCCTGGCTTGCTCATGAAATCCTCAGTTCTACACCAGACCGGGGCATCATCTACCCATTCCGCCCAGATCACGGCTCCGGTCCTAACCACCCCGGAGATTATTCATGCCGATGTCTACTTCGAAGTCGGACGGAAGGGATTGACCGACGAAGGGAAGGCTCACCTCGCCGCCCAAGCCGACATGTTGAAGCAGCATGAGAACTATGGCGTGCTGATCCAGGGCTATACGGACCAGCAGGGATCGGCGAGCTACAATATGCAGCTTGGCATGAAACGGGCTGAGACGGCCAAGGCAGAATTGCTGAATGCGGGAATTGCCGAACACCGGATCAAAACGGTGAGCTTGGGCGAAGAGGCTGTCCTCTGTGTCGACACCAGCGACGTCTGCCGGCACATGAATCGTCGCGTGCATCTCGAAGTCCGCAAGATCGGCCAAGAACATATGGTACTTCCATTCACCCCGACCACTCCGTCCGATTCGCCCGAGACCACTATCGATTCGTCATCTACCATAGGTGAAGATGGCACGACAGGAGAAAGCCTTCCTCCCTCATGGTCTGAGCCAGCCCTCATTCCTAAGCCCACAAAGGGCAGGTAG
- a CDS encoding class D sortase, with the protein MLLNESLLAGNCRALQPVARLTVPSKNIDLIVLNGAYGRTLAFGPGYAESSALPGSVGTTILTGHRDTHFSFLKKLHRQDEIVIQTATGKRLHYVVSERRMADSRSGTIALDHQQARLVLITCYPFDAILPDGPLRYVVVAEVRGQHKAQASRASRPFVSESVRSVSVEEPVPPNKPFRLHHAHHTRSSNRPTNT; encoded by the coding sequence ATCCTGCTCAATGAATCTCTCCTGGCAGGAAACTGCCGTGCTCTCCAGCCCGTCGCGCGCTTAACCGTCCCTTCCAAGAACATCGATCTGATCGTGTTGAACGGCGCGTATGGGCGCACGCTCGCCTTCGGCCCTGGCTATGCTGAATCGAGTGCGTTGCCTGGTTCGGTCGGCACAACGATCCTCACCGGCCACCGTGATACACACTTCAGCTTTCTCAAAAAACTGCATCGGCAGGATGAAATCGTGATTCAAACCGCAACGGGGAAGAGGCTGCACTACGTTGTTTCAGAGCGTCGCATGGCGGATTCACGATCCGGCACGATCGCACTCGATCATCAGCAGGCCAGACTCGTCCTCATCACCTGCTATCCATTTGATGCCATACTGCCCGATGGTCCGTTGAGATATGTGGTGGTGGCAGAAGTGAGAGGGCAGCACAAGGCTCAGGCCAGTAGAGCATCCCGACCGTTCGTGTCAGAATCGGTTCGCTCTGTGTCTGTCGAAGAGCCTGTGCCTCCAAACAAGCCGTTCAGGCTTCACCACGCTCACCACACCCGTAGTTCAAACCGCCCTACGAACACTTAG